One Peromyscus leucopus breed LL Stock chromosome 4, UCI_PerLeu_2.1, whole genome shotgun sequence genomic region harbors:
- the Map1a gene encoding microtubule-associated protein 1A isoform X2 — MATEARTARPGSVAMETTRELGLRSPGASPAQNPAEPLSEAGAAVAAARWDLRKYSLLIVIGDIGTESQLRAVRAHLEQGILSWNIDLSSFDLNQQLRLFITRHLAHFSSEVKGQRTLCHQSEILETIILVNPSADSISSEVHHLLSNPSAHKLLILSGQTLEPEGDLILQSGTYSYQNFARVLHSPEIAQLLSNRDPRIQAFLTVSCLGEGDWSHLGLSSSQETLHLQLNPEPVLPTMDGVAEFSEYVSETVDVPSPFDLLEPPTSGGFLKLSKPCCYIFPGGRGDSALFAVNGFNILVDGGSDRKSCFWKLVRHLDRIDSVLLTHIGADNLPGINGLLQRKVAELEEEQSQGSSSYSDWVKNLISPELGVVFFNVPDKLRLPDASRKAKRSIEEACLTLQHLNRLGIQAEPLYRVVSNTIEPLTLFHKMGVGRLDMYVLNPVKDSKEMQFLMQKWAGNSKAKTGIVLANGKEAEISVPYLTSITALVVWLPANPTEKIVRVLFPGNAPQNKILEGLEKLRHLDFLRYPVATQKDLAAGAVPANLKPSKIKHRADSKESLKAAPKTAVSKLAKREEVLEEGAKEARSELAKELAKTEKKAKDASEKPPEKPSKPERVRTESSEALKAEKRKLIKDKVGKKHLREKISKLEEKKDKEKKEIKKERKELKKEEGRKEEKKDAKKDEKRKDTKPEVKKFSKPDLKPFTPEVRKTLYKAKAPGRVKTDKGRAARGEKELPSEPRTPPAQRGAPALPTGSGHRELALSSPEDLTQDFEELKCEERALLAEQREAGLGEKPLPGDATEQGHPSPAIQERHPSVPGRDQEEHVIKEKEVVPDFLEDKGTKNRGPDSGAETEKEPWEEKQQRESEKVPESAEAREESEPEVKEDVIEKAELEEMEEGHPSDEDEEETKAESFYQKHMQEALKVIPKSREALGGRELGFQGKAPEKETSSFLSSLATPAGATEHVSYIQDETIPGYSETEQTISDEEIHDEPEERAAQPRFPTSTYELSGPEGPGPFEASQPADSLVPATPSKTYGAPEPELTYPPNMVAAPLAEEEHVSSATSITECDKLSSFATSVAEDQSVASLTAPQTEETGKSSLLLDTVTSIPSSRTEATQGLDYVPSAGTISPTSSLEEDKGFKSPPCEDFSVTGESEKKGEKAVEKEEKSSVTTSEKLPSQYAAVFGAPGHALHPGEPALGEAEERCLSPDDSTVKMASPPPSGPPSATHTPFHQSPVEEKSEPQDFQEDSWRDTKHTPGVGKEDAEEQTVKPGPEEGRVSLPRSPQAQDAPVGLVGGQTGCTIQLLPEQDKAIVFETREADSTPGAEEALPRELSAPLEEHREPRGDEALRSTDQSLSPEDAESLSVLSVVSPDTAKQEATPRSPCSPKEHHLHKDLWPMVSPEDTQSLSFSEESPSKETSLDISSKQLSPESLGTLQFGELSLGREEKGPLMKAEDTSRHPALGSVPGTVSPLTDETAGQADITDESPAGKLPGSPFSHSALSGDRKHSPGEVTGPGEHPTDALRTSDSSLTKSPESLSSPAMEDLAMEWEGKAPGLKDRTTEQKEEELKQKGEVLQQKDRVLQEKAAVVQQDSVMLLTDKALDEKDQPGGQLGKTSEQKGRDSDQKDAAVGLTKALEPKDKDLEQKDQASAEKDKASEQKGTALPQTQATEPEDREQEHRDSKQKDKTPEEKDRPLGQKDRAPEGSAPEPTQTDRTPEQKSKAKEEKEEALGETVLASELKDWAPGKKGGTLDQDMRAAEQKDGALKEEDKAQGQSSSCLEDKTTTPKETILDQKAPEKATAAEQKDEDALERTRTLGLDESPVQEGKAREQEGKYWKEQDVVQGWRDTSPTRGEPVGEQKEPVPAWEGKSPEQEVRYWRDRDMTLQQDAYWRELSGERKVWFPHELDGQGARSRYCEERESTFLDEGADEQEVTSLQHTPRSPWASDFKDFQEPLPQKGLEVERWLAESPVGLPPEEDDKLTRSPFEIISPPASPPEMTGQRVPPAPGQESPVPDTKPVPPTRNEPTTPSWLAEIPPWVPKDRPLPPAPLSPAPAPPTPAPEPHAPAPFSWGMAEYDSVVAAVQEGAAELEGGPYSPLGKDYRKAEGGREGEGGTGAPDCSPYSSKAPEAGEGLMARDTEQTEPEQREPTPYPDERSFQYADIYEQMMLTGLGPACPTREPPLGASGDWLPSLSSKEEAAGRNTSAEKESSSPVSPKSLQSDTSTFSYAALAGPTVPPRQEPEPGPNVEPSLSPPAVPPRAPISLSKDPSPPPNGSTVSCSPNRRTPSPREPCRGHWDDTSDSDLEKGAREQPEKEAQPPSPRHPMPVGHPSMWPETEAHTSPSSDSHLGPTRPSLDFPASAFGFSSLQPAPPQLPSPAEPRSAPCGSLAFSGDRALALVPGTPTRTRHDEYLEVTKAPSLDSSLPQPPSPSSPGAPLLSNLPRPASPALSEGSSSEATTPVISSVAERFPPGLGAVEQGAGELGPGTEPAAHSLWDLAPLSPAPLSSSLDLAPAPAPSLPGDMDDGTLPCRLECSGELTKKPSPFQSPSGDHAANGLAENSSSLPGLATAKAEKEEAAEACSAWERGSWPEGAERSSRPDTLVSSEPLPRPGKSSGGPPCSLSPEVEAGPQGCATEPRPHCGELSPSFLNPPLPPSTDDSDLSTEEARLVGKGGRRRAGRPGSTGGPCPMADETPPTSASDSGSSQSDSDVPPETEECPSITAEAALDSDEDGDFLPVDKAGGVSGTHHPRPGHDPPPVPQPDPRPSPPRPDVCMADPEGLSSESGRVERLREKEKVQGRLGRRAPSRAKPASPARRLDIRGKRSPTPGKGPVDRTSRALPRPRSTSSQVTPAEEKDGHSPMSKGLVNGLKAGSTLGSKGGSGPPVYVDLAYIPNHCSGKTADLDFFRRVRASYYVVSGNDPANGEPSRAVLDALLEGKAQWGENLQVTLIPTHDTEVTREWYQQTHEQQQQLNVLVLASSSTVVMQDESFPACKIEF; from the exons GCCAGAGGACCCTCTGCCACCAGAGTGAGATCCTAGAGACCATCATCCTAGTCAACCCCAGTGCAGACAGCATCAGCTCAGAG GTTCACCATCTTCTTAGTAATCCATCAGCTCACAAACTCCTAATCTTGAGTGGGCAAACTCTAGAGCCTGAGGGAGACCTTATCCTACAGAGCGGCACCTACTCCTACCAAAACTTTGCCCGGGTCCTTCACAGTCCTGAG ATTGCCCAATTGCTCAGCAATAGAGACCCCAGGATCCAGGCTTTCCTCACCGTTTCCTGCTTAGGGGAGGGTGATTGGAGCCACCTGGGTCTGTCCAGTTCCCAAGAGACCTTGCACCTCCAGCTAAATCCTGAGCCTGTGTTACCCACCATGGATGGTGTGGCTGAGTTCTCCGAGTATGTCTCTGAGACGGTGGATGTGCCATCCCCTTTTGACCTGCTTGAACCCCCCACCTCAGGAGGCTTCCTCAAGCTCTCCAAGCCTTGCTGTTACATCTTTCCTGGTGGCCGTGGGGACTCTGCCCTCTTTGCTGTCAATGGTTTTAACATCCTGGTGGATGGTGGTTCTGATCGCAAGTCCTGCTTCTGGAAGCTGGTGCGGCATCTGGACCGCATCGACTCCGTGCTGCTCACACACATCGGGGCTGACAATCTGCCAGGCATCAATGGACTCCTGCAGCGCaaagtggcagagctggaggaagagCAGTCCCAGGGCTCCAGCAGCTATAGTGACTGGGTGAAGAACCTCATCTCGCCTGAGCTTGGAGTGGTGTTCTTCAATGTGCCCGATAAGCTTCGGCTGCCGGATGCCTCCCGGAAGGCCAAGCGCAGCATTGAGGAGGCCTGTCTCACTCTCCAGCACCTAAACCGCCTAGGCATCCAAGCTGAGCCTCTGTATCGTGTAGTCAGCAACACCATTGAGCCGCTGACCCTCTTCCACAAAATGGGTGTGGGTCGGCTGGACATGTATGTCCTCAACCCTGTCAAGGACAGTAAGGAGATGCAGTTCCTCATGCAGAAGTGGGCGGGTAATAGTAAAGCCAAGACAGGTATTGTGCTGGCCaatgggaaggaggcagagatctctgtccCCTACCTGACCTCCATCACCGCTCTGGTGGTCTGGCTCCCAGCCAACCCTACTGAGAAGATTGTGCGCGTGCTTTTCCCAGGAAATGCTCCCCAGAACAAGATCTTGGAGGGCTTGGAAAAGCTTCGGCACCTGGACTTCCTGCGCTATCCCGTGGCCACACAGAAGGACCTGGCTGCTGGGGCTGTGCCTGCCAACTTGAAGCCCAGCAAAATCAAACATCGGGCTGACAGCAAGGAGAGCCTCAAAGCTGCTCCCAAGACGGCGGTGAGCAAGCTGGCCAAACGCGAGGAAGTGTTGGAAGAGGGAGCCAAGGAGGCCCGCTCAGAGCTGGCCAAGGAGTTAgccaagacagaaaagaaagcaaaggacgCGTCGGAGAAGCCCCCAGAAAAGCCCTCCAAGCCCGAGAGGGTGAGGACAGAGTCCAGCGAAGCACTGAAGGCCGAGAAGCGGAAGCTGATCAAAGACAAAGTGGGGAAGAAGCACCTGAGAGAAAAGATATCAAagctggaggagaaaaaggacaaggagaagaaggagatcaagaaggaaaggaaggaactcaagaaggaggaagggaggaaggaagagaaaaaggacgCCAAGAAGGATGAGAAGAGGAAAGACACCAAACCGGAAGTAAAGAAATTCTCCAAACCAGACCTGAAGCCTTTCACCCCCGAGGTCCGCAAGACCCTCTATAAAGCCAAGGCCCCTGGGAGAGTCAAGACGGACAAAGGCCGAGCTGCCCGCGGGGAGAAAGAGCTACCTTCTGAGCCCCGGACACCCCCAGCCCAGAGGGGGGCCCCAGCACTCCCAACTGGCAGTGGGCACAGAGAGCTGGCCTTGTCCTCACCAGAGGACCTTACACAGGACTTTGAGGAGCTGAAGTGTGAGGAGAGAGCTTTGCTGGCTGAACAAAGGGAGGCAGGACTAGGCGAGAAACCACTTCCTGGAGATGCTACAGAGCAGGGACACCCAAGCCCAGCCATCCAGGAAAGACATCCCTCTGTCCCAGGGCGGGATCAAGAAGAACACGTGATAAAGGAGAAGGAGGTTGTCCCAGACTTTCTTGAGGACAAAGGGACCAAGAACAGGGGCCCAGACTCAGGggctgagacagagaaagaacccTGGGAGGAAAAGCAGCAGAGAGAATCTGAGAAGGTCCCGGAGAGCGCTGAGGCCAGGGAGGAAAGTGAACCCGAGGTGAAGGAGGATGTGATAGAAAAGGCTGAGttagaagaaatggaggagggtCACCCTTCagatgaggatgaagaagagaCGAAAGCTGAGAGTTTTTATCAAAAACATATGCAGGAAGCTTTAAAGGTAATCCCAAAGAGCAGAGAAGCTCTTGGGGGCCGGGAACTGGGATTTCAGGGCAAGGCACCTGAGAAGGAGACCTCATCATTCCTAAGCAGCTTGGCCACACCTGCAGGAGCCACTGAGCACGTCTCTTACATTCAGGACGAGACAATCCCTGGCTactcagagacagaacagactATCTCAGATGAGGAGATCCATGATGAGCCAGAGGAACGCGCAGCCCAACCCAGATTTCCTACAAGTACCTATGAGCTCTCTGGGCCTGAAGGTCCTGGCCCCTTTGAAGCCAGCCAGCCCGCAGATAGCCTTGTTCCTGCCACCCCGAGCAAAACTTATGGGGCACCTGAACCTGAACTCACCTACCCTCCCAATATGGTGGCTGCCCCTTTGGCCGAAGAGGAACACgtgtcttcagctacatcaatCACCGAGTGTGACAAACTCTCTTCCTTTGCCACGTCGGTGGCTGAGGACCAATCTGTGGCCTCACTCACAGCTCCCCAGACAGAGGAGACAGGCAAGAGCTCTCTGTTGCTCGACACAGTCACAAGTATCCCCTCCTCCCGCACTGAAGCCACTCAGGGCTTGGACTACGTGCCATCAGCTGGTACCATCTCACCCACGTCTTCACTGGAAGAAGATAAGGGCTTCAAGTCCCCACCCTGTGAGGATTTCTCTGTGACTGGGGAGtcggagaagaaaggggagaaagctgtggaaaaggaagagaagtcaAGTGTAACAACGTCTGAGAAACTTCCCAGTCAGTATGCTGCTGTGTTTGGAGCCCCTGGACATGCCCTCCATCCAGGGGAACCAGCCCTCGGAGAAGCGGAGGAAAGGTGCCTCAGCCCGGACGACAGCACAGTCAAGATGGCATCTCCTCCGCCATCTGGTCCCCCCAGCGCTACCCATACACCCTTTCATCAGTCCCCGGTGGAAGAGAAGTCTGAGCCTCAAGACTTTCAAGAAGACTCCTGGCGAGACACAAAGCATACTCCAGGTGTGGGCAAGGAGGACGCCGAAGAGCAGACGGTCAAGCCAGGGCCTGAAGAGGGGAGAGTATCTCTTCCCAGGAGTCCCCAAGCCCAGGATGCCCCTGTCGGCCTCGTCGGGGGTCAGACTGGCTGCACCATTCAGCTGTTACCAGAGCAAGACAAAGCAATAGTGTTTGAGACTAGAGAGGCAGATTCCACACCAGGAGCAGAAGAAGCCCTTCCTAGAGAGTTGAGCGCACCGCTTGAAGAACACCGTGAGCCTCGGGGAGATGAGGCACTTCGGTCTACCGATCAAAGCCTTTCCCCTGAAGATGCAGAGTCCCTGTCTGTCCTCAGTGTGGTCTCCCCAGACACTGCCAAACAAGAGGCCACCCCCAGGTCTCCCTGCAGCCCGAAAGAGCATCATCTGCACAAAGACCTTTGGCCAATGGTATCTCCAGAGGACACTCAGTCACTGTCTTTCTCAGAAGAGAGTCCTAGCAAGGAGACTTCTCTGGATATCTCGTCTAAGCAGCTCTCTCCAGAAAGCCTTGGCACCCTCCAGTTTGGAGAACTAAGcctaggaagggaagaaaaggggcCTCTGATGAAGGCTGAAGACACCTCTCGCCACCCAGCTCTTGGGTCAGTTCCAGGCACAGTGTCGCCTCTCACAGATGAGACTGCTGGACAGGCGGATATCACAGATGAGAGCCCTGCTGGGAAATTACCTGGAAGTCCTTTCTCTCACTCTGCACTGTCAGGCGACAGGAAACACTCACCCGGGGAGGTCACAGGCCCTGGTGAACATCCAACAGATGCCCTTAGGACATCTGACAGCTCCCTCACCAAGAGTCCCGAGTCTTTGTCAAGCCCCGCCATGGAGGACCTTGCCATGGAGTGGGAAGGTAAAGCTCCAGGGTTGAAAGACAGAACTACtgagcagaaggaagaggaactcaagcagaagggTGAAGTCCTACAGCAGAAGGACAGAGTTCTGCAGGAGAAGGCTGCCGTTGTCCAGCAGGACTCGGTCATGCTTCTGACAGACAAGGCTCTGGATGAGAAGGACCAGCCTGGAGGACAGCTGGGTAAGACTTCAGAACAGAAGGGCAGAGACTCGGACCAAAAGGATGCAGCCGTAGGGCTGACCAAGGCTCTAGAACCCAAAGACAAAGACTTAGAACAGAAGGACCAGGCCTCAGCAGAGAAGGACAAGGCCTCAGAACAAAAGGGCACAGCCCTGCCACAGACCCAGGCCACGGAACCAGAGGACAGAGAACAAGAGCACAGAgattcaaaacaaaaagacaagaccCCAGAAGAGAAAGATAGACCCTTAGGACAGAAAGACAGGGCTCCAGAGGGCAGTGCCCCTGAaccaacacagacagacagaaccccTGAACAGAAAAGCAAGgctaaggaagagaaggaagaggcctTAGGAGAGACAGTCCTGGCCTCAGAACTAAAAGACTGGGCCCCAGGAAAGAAGGGTGGTACCCTGGACCAAGACATGAGGGCTGCTGAACAGAAAGACGGGGCCCTAAAAGAAGAGGATAAAGCTCAGGGACAAAGTAGCTCTTGCCTGGAAGATAAAACCACAACACCCAAAGAGACAATCCTTGACCAAAAGGCTCCAGAAAAGGCCACGGCTGCGGAACAGAAGGATGAAGATGCTCTGGAGAGGACCAGGACACTGGGGCTGGACGAGAGCCCAGTACAGGAGGGCAAGGCCCGAGAGCAGGAAGGAAAATACTGGAAGGAGCAGGATGTGGTCCAGGGATGGCGAGACACATCCCCAACCCGAGGAGAGCCAGTCGGAGAACAGAAAGAGCCTGTTCCAGCCTGGGAAGGCAAGTCGCCCGAGCAAGAAGTTAGGTATTGGAGGGACAGGGACATGACCCTGCAGCAGGATGCATACTGGAGGGAGCTAAGCGGTGAGAGGAAGGTCTGGTTCCCCCATGAGCTAGATGGCCAAGGAGCCCGTTCACGGTACTGTGAGGAACGTGAAAGTACTTTTCTTGATGAGGGGGCAGATGAACAAGAGGTGACCTCTCTGCAGCACACTCCCCGGAGTCCCTGGGCCTCAGATTTCAAGGATTTCCAAGAGCCCCTGCCACAGAAGGGCCTGGAGGTGGAGCGCTGGCTTGCAGAGTCACCAGTTGGCCTGCCGCCAGAGGAAGACGACAAGCTGACTCGCTCTCCCTTTGAGATcatctctcctccagcctccccacctgAGATGACCGGACAGAGggtccctccagccccaggacaaGAAAGCCCGGTCCCAGACACTAAGCCAGTACCACCCACGAGGAATGAACCTACCACCCCTTCATGGCTAGCTGAGATCCCACCATGGGTACCTAAGGATAGACCCCTGCCTCCTGcacccctctctccagctccagctcccccGACACCTGCCCCAGAACCACATGCTCCTGCACCCTTCTCCTGGGGCATGGCCGAGTATGACAGTGTGGTGGCCGCAGTGCAGGAGGGGGCAGCTGAGTTGGAAGGCGGACCGTACTCCCCGCTGGGGAAGGACTATCGAAAAGCTGAAGGGGGACGGGAAGGAGAGGGCGGAACAGGGGCTCCCGACTGCAGCCCCTACAGTTCAAAGGCACCAGAAGCTGGTGAGGGACTCATGGCCAGAGATACTGAACAGACTGAACCAGAGCAGAGGGAGCCCACACCCTATCCTGACGAGAGAAGCTTTCAGTATGCAGACATCTATGAGCAGATGATGCTTACTGGGCTGGGCCCTGCTTGCCCCACTCGCGAGCCCCCATTGGGGGCCTCTGGGGATTGGCTCCCAAGCCTCTCAAGCAAGGAGGAGGCTGCTGGCCGGAATACATCTGCAGAGAAGGAGTCTTCCTCTCCTGTCTCGCCCAAAAGCCTCCAATCTGACACTTCAACCTTCAGCTATGCAGCTCTGGCCGGGCCCACCGTACCTCCCAGGCAAGAACCCGAGCCAGGGCCCAACGTGGAGCCCAGCCTCAGCCCGCCGGCAGTGCCGCCCCGTGCTCCGATCTCCCTGAGCAAAGACCCAAGCCCCCCTCCTAATGGAAGCACAGTGAGCTGCAGCCCAAACAGGAGGACCCCATCCCCAAGAGAGCCGTGCAGAGGTCACTGGGATGACACTAGTGACTCAGACCTGGAGAAGGGGGCTCGGGAACAGCCAGAGAAAGAGGCTCAGCCCCCAAGCCCCCGTCACCCCATGCCTGTGGGCCACCCCTCAATGTGGCCTGAAACCGAGGCACATACCAGCCCTTCCTCAGACTCACACCTAGGACCTACCCGGCCAAGTCTGGACTTCCCTGCTTCAGCCTTCGGCTTCTCCTCCTTGCAACCCGCTCCCCCTCAGCTGCCCTCTCCAGCTGAACCCCGTTCTGCACCCTGTGGCTCCCTTGCCTTCTCTGGGGACCGAGCACTAGCCCTGGTTCCAGGAACTCCAACCAGAACCCGGCATGACGAGTACCTGGAAGTGACCAAGGCACCCAGCCTGGATTCCTCACTACCCCAGCCCCCGTCACCCAGCTCTCCAGGGGCCCCGCTCCTCTCCAATCTGCCACGACCTGCCTCACCAGCCCTGTCTGAAGGGTCCTCTTCTGAGGCCACCACACCTGTCATTTCAAGTGTGGCTGAACGCTTCCCTCCTGGCTTAGGGGCCGTTGAACAGGGCGCTGGTGAATTGGGCCCAGGAACGGAGCCAGCTGCCCACAGCCTCTGGGACCTCGCTCCCCTGAGCCCAGCACCTTTATCCTCCTCGTTGGACttggctccagctccagctccaagcCTGCCTGGAGACATGGATGATGGTACGCTGCCCTGCCGCCTGGAGTGCTCAGGGGAACTCACCAAGAAGCCAAGCCCCTTCCAGAGCCCCTCTGGAGATCATGCAGCCAATGGCCTAGCAGAAAACAGCTCCAGTCTCCCAGGGCTCGCCACAGCCAAGGCAGAAAAAGAAGAGGCTGCTGAGGCCTGCTCTGCTTGGGAACGAGGGTCCTGGCCCGAGGGAGCCGAGAGGAGCTCGCGGCCAGACACACTTGTCTCTTCTGAGCCGCTGCCGCGTCCTGGGAAGAGCTCCGGGGGCCCGCCCTGCAGTCTTTCTCCCGAAGTGGAGGCGGGACCTCAGGGATGTGCTACAGAGCCCCGCCCCCACTGCGGGGagctttctccctccttcctgaacccacccctgcccccatccaCAGATGACAGTGACCTTTCAACAGAAGAAGCCCGGCTGGTAGGGAAAGGAGGGCGGCGCCGGGCAGGGAGGCCAGGGTCCACAGGGGGCCCGTGCCCTATGGCTGATGAGACACCCCCCACATCAGCCAGTGACTCGGGCTCCTCACAGTCAGATTCTGATGTCCCACCAGAAACTGAGGAGTGTCCGTCCATCACAGCTGAGGCAGCCCTCGACTCGGATGAAGATGGGGACTTCTTGCCTGTGGACAAAGCTGGGGGAGTTAGTGGAACTCACCACCCCAGGCCTGGCCACGACCCACCGCCAGTTCCCCAGCCAgacccccgcccctcccctccccgacCAGATGTTTGCATGGCTGACCCCGAGGGGCTCAGCTCAGAGTCCGGGAGAGTTGAGAGACTACGTGAAAAGGAGAAGGTGCAGGGGCGATTGGGGCGGAGGGCCCCCAGCCGGGCCAAGCCCGCATCTCCTGCGCGGCGTCTGGATATTCGGGGGAAACGGTCACCTACCCCTGGTAAAGGGCCTGTAGATCGAACATCTCGGGCCCTGCCTCGACCACGCAGCACTTCAAGCCAGGTCACCCCAGCGGAAGAAAAGGATGGACATAGTCCCATGTCCAAAGGCTTAGTCAATGGACTCAAGGCAGGATCCA CCTTGGGCTCCAAGGGTGGCTCTGGCCCGCCTGTGTACGTGGATCTTGCCTATATTCCAAATCACTGCAGTGGTAAGACTGCTGATCTGGACTTCTTCCGCCGAGTGCGTGCATCCTACTATGTGGTCAGTGGGAACGACCCTGCCAATGGCGAGCCAAGCCGGGCTGTGCTGGATGCCCTGCTGGAAGGCAAGGCCCAGTGGGGGGAGAACCTTCAG GTGACTCTGATCCCCACTCATGACACAGAGGTGACTCGTGAGTGGTACCAGCAGACGCATGAGCAACAGCAGCAACTGAACGTCCTGGTCCTGGCTAGCAGCAGCACCGTGGTGATGCAGGACGAGTCCTTTCCAGCCTGCAAGATTGAGTTCTGA